A genome region from Ptiloglossa arizonensis isolate GNS036 chromosome 4, iyPtiAriz1_principal, whole genome shotgun sequence includes the following:
- the LOC143146434 gene encoding omega-conotoxin-like protein 1 → MAKLMLYIFITLLATTVIMAAPQSCGRHGDSCNSDRECCNSLKCHRYANRCQVQITAEELLMQREIILGKKGKAY, encoded by the exons ATGGCCAAACTGATGCTGTACATCTTTATCACCTTGTTGGCTACCACCGTCATCATGGCGGCGCCCCAGAGCTGCGGTAGACACGGTGACTCC tGTAACTCCGACCGAGAGTGCTGCAACAGCCTGAAGTGTCACAGATACGCGAACAGGTGTCAAGTGCAGATCACCGCGGAGGAGTTGCTGATGCAGCGCGAGATAATCTTAGGCAAGAAGGGCAAGGCTTACTAA